In one Niallia taxi genomic region, the following are encoded:
- a CDS encoding SDR family NAD(P)-dependent oxidoreductase: protein MTIKNILIIGGASGIGKEIALHFAKDGHRIAVADINKQALTQMVIDSGHHNLVPFEVDASCWESVASLANEIKKRFGFLHILVYSAGITKSVKFLDIDWATWNKTMAVNLHGLFYSIKFCQPILEQGGSIIIIGSGSAITGTGGGIHYAASKGGAFGLMRSLVTELGKNNININVVAPRVIESDMLKSLYPTEQSKQSLTKEIPIGRFGTPSDVFHAVNYLSSAKGKYVHGQILLLDGGRTYKQSL, encoded by the coding sequence ATGACGATAAAAAACATTCTAATTATTGGCGGAGCAAGCGGGATTGGCAAAGAAATCGCTTTGCATTTTGCTAAAGATGGACATCGGATTGCTGTTGCAGATATAAATAAGCAGGCATTAACACAAATGGTCATTGACAGTGGTCACCATAATCTTGTTCCTTTTGAGGTTGATGCAAGTTGTTGGGAAAGCGTCGCGTCACTTGCAAATGAAATCAAAAAAAGGTTTGGTTTTCTTCATATACTAGTTTACTCAGCAGGTATTACTAAATCAGTGAAATTTTTGGATATTGACTGGGCTACTTGGAACAAAACGATGGCTGTTAATCTGCACGGTCTTTTTTACAGCATTAAATTCTGTCAACCGATACTAGAGCAGGGTGGAAGCATCATCATCATTGGCTCAGGCTCTGCCATAACAGGTACTGGTGGCGGCATTCACTATGCAGCATCAAAGGGAGGAGCCTTTGGTTTAATGAGATCACTTGTTACAGAGCTTGGCAAAAATAATATTAACATCAATGTTGTTGCACCAAGAGTGATTGAGTCGGATATGCTTAAAAGTTTATACCCAACAGAACAATCCAAGCAGAGCTTAACAAAAGAAATCCCAATTGGCAGATTCGGAACACCTAGTGATGTTTTCCATGCAGTCAATTATTTAAGCAGTGCAAAAGGGAAATATGTGCATGGGCAAATCCTGTTGCTTGATGGCGGGAGAACGTATAAACAATCACTTTAA
- a CDS encoding zinc-dependent dehydrogenase has product MKDRKPYNRNEGKRQEGQMKVASFYNKNNIKYEDRQIPSIERDEVLIKMEYCGLCGTDIHKVLDEKVAAQTVLGHEVAGTIVKIGANIKDYQVGDRVFVAHHVPCFTCHYCKRGSYSLCPQFTQTNLDPGGFAEYIRVPALHVKHTMGHLPESMSYEEGALVEPIACCLHGFELIDTHPGDTVVIMGAGQIGLLQVQLAKSLLAANIIVSDINPYRLEKSLEFGADVAINSLQEDVVTSIMEQTNGKGADIVIISAGIQQLLPQAMECVSRGGTVLVFAPFSNTDVAIPAARFFLDEIKVVGSYSSNPYNYERAINMLRNNVFNVEKMITHRFPLSELDLAIATAHNPSEQVLKVLIKP; this is encoded by the coding sequence ATGAAGGACCGGAAACCGTACAATCGAAATGAGGGAAAACGTCAAGAAGGCCAGATGAAAGTAGCTTCCTTCTATAATAAAAACAACATTAAATATGAAGACAGACAAATCCCTTCCATTGAAAGGGATGAAGTATTAATTAAAATGGAATACTGCGGTCTTTGCGGAACAGATATTCATAAGGTACTAGATGAAAAAGTAGCAGCTCAAACTGTTCTTGGACATGAGGTCGCAGGAACAATCGTAAAGATAGGAGCAAACATAAAGGATTATCAGGTTGGTGACAGAGTTTTTGTTGCTCATCATGTACCGTGTTTCACTTGTCATTATTGCAAAAGAGGTTCCTACAGCCTATGCCCTCAATTTACACAAACAAATCTTGATCCAGGCGGCTTTGCAGAATATATTCGAGTCCCAGCATTACATGTAAAACACACAATGGGACACCTGCCAGAAAGCATGAGTTATGAGGAAGGAGCATTGGTAGAACCTATTGCCTGCTGTTTGCACGGATTTGAATTAATAGACACACATCCTGGAGATACCGTTGTTATTATGGGTGCAGGTCAAATTGGGCTCTTGCAAGTCCAACTAGCAAAAAGTCTGCTTGCAGCAAACATTATTGTAAGTGATATTAATCCATATCGACTGGAAAAATCGTTGGAATTTGGTGCTGACGTGGCGATTAATAGTCTGCAGGAGGATGTAGTCACAAGCATTATGGAGCAGACAAATGGAAAGGGAGCAGACATTGTTATCATTTCAGCAGGTATCCAACAATTGCTTCCACAAGCAATGGAATGTGTGTCAAGAGGTGGTACTGTATTAGTTTTTGCTCCATTTTCAAACACAGACGTAGCAATTCCAGCAGCACGATTTTTTCTTGATGAAATAAAGGTTGTCGGCTCCTATTCATCCAATCCTTACAACTATGAAAGAGCTATTAACATGCTACGAAACAACGTATTTAATGTAGAAAAAATGATTACACATCGTTTTCCATTATCAGAGCTTGATCTAGCAATAGCCACCGCTCATAATCCGTCGGAACAGGTTTTAAAGGTACTAATAAAACCATAG
- a CDS encoding 2-oxo acid dehydrogenase subunit E2 — translation MANEIFMPKLSSTMATGTLLQWFKEEGEAVDIGEPLFEIMTDKINIEVEAYDQGILLKKYVAVDEEVPVNYVVGYIGKSEESVPAESPGQAGGGTKEEETSESNQSASIEDSQVAVNPSKKSAKPRATPAARHLARVNKIDLVFINGSGPNGRVQKKDVIFHLHEAQTSAKSTPLAKKIAAAAQVDLSTVAGSGVNGKIVKADVVHAITPKPIEDHTAFGDKENRRKLSGMRKIIADRMAQSAYTAPHVTLTTEVDMLKVKELRSVLIPVVEKQTGLKISFTDILIKAAGTAISRHPQINVSIEGDEIVQHNEINIGLAVAVQDGLMVPVIKNVPAIGLAAVTKAAKDIGKRARENKLLPDQLKGSTFTISNLGMYAIDVFTPIINQPESAILGVGRIQDKPVAINNTIEIRPMMTLSLSFDHRAMDGAPAAAFLTELKQILENPFELLA, via the coding sequence ATGGCAAACGAAATATTTATGCCGAAGCTAAGTAGCACGATGGCAACAGGCACTCTCCTGCAGTGGTTTAAAGAAGAAGGAGAAGCTGTCGACATTGGAGAACCGCTTTTTGAAATAATGACAGACAAAATTAATATTGAGGTAGAAGCGTACGATCAAGGTATTCTCCTGAAAAAATATGTAGCTGTCGATGAAGAGGTACCAGTTAATTATGTGGTTGGCTATATTGGCAAATCAGAAGAATCCGTTCCTGCCGAATCACCTGGGCAGGCAGGCGGCGGAACAAAAGAAGAGGAAACATCAGAAAGTAATCAATCAGCATCCATAGAGGATAGTCAGGTAGCTGTTAATCCGTCAAAGAAGAGCGCGAAGCCACGTGCAACACCTGCAGCGCGCCATTTAGCAAGGGTGAACAAGATAGATTTAGTGTTTATAAATGGCAGTGGTCCAAATGGACGTGTTCAAAAAAAAGATGTTATTTTTCATTTGCATGAAGCGCAAACATCTGCAAAATCAACACCACTTGCGAAGAAAATCGCAGCAGCAGCTCAAGTTGATTTATCGACTGTTGCAGGAAGCGGTGTGAACGGGAAAATAGTGAAAGCAGATGTTGTTCATGCCATCACACCAAAGCCTATAGAAGATCATACTGCGTTTGGCGATAAAGAAAATCGCAGGAAATTGTCTGGTATGAGAAAAATCATCGCTGACAGAATGGCACAAAGTGCATATACAGCACCACATGTAACATTAACAACAGAGGTTGATATGTTGAAAGTAAAAGAATTGCGGTCTGTGCTTATACCAGTGGTGGAAAAACAAACTGGCCTAAAAATCTCCTTTACTGACATCTTAATAAAAGCAGCCGGTACAGCCATATCAAGGCATCCACAAATTAACGTCTCAATCGAGGGAGACGAAATTGTCCAGCATAACGAAATTAATATTGGCCTTGCTGTTGCTGTACAGGATGGATTAATGGTTCCAGTCATTAAAAATGTACCAGCAATAGGGCTTGCAGCAGTTACGAAAGCGGCCAAGGATATTGGCAAACGTGCTCGTGAAAATAAATTACTGCCAGACCAATTAAAAGGGTCTACTTTTACGATAAGTAACCTTGGAATGTACGCAATTGATGTATTTACACCAATCATCAACCAACCAGAGAGCGCAATACTCGGAGTTGGCCGGATTCAGGATAAGCCAGTGGCCATCAATAATACAATAGAAATTCGACCAATGATGACACTTAGCCTTTCATTTGATCATCGGGCAATGGACGGAGCGCCGGCAGCTGCTTTTTTAACAGAATTAAAACAAATACTCGAAAATCCATTTGAGTTATTAGCATAG
- a CDS encoding PTS sugar transporter subunit IIA, with translation MEKLINLDEKVVHLHVLAENSEDVIATLSEDLKRHQYVKESFLSSILEREKVFPTGLPLATMGVAIPHTDPEHVIRPMISVAVLENPVDFIMMGSENTKVNVEIVLMLAISDPAKQLSLLERLMGVFQNDAAMSQLKYAASAKELVEVLDKELNPISVE, from the coding sequence ATGGAAAAGTTAATTAACCTTGATGAAAAAGTTGTACACTTGCATGTATTAGCAGAAAATAGTGAAGATGTTATTGCTACATTAAGTGAAGACTTAAAAAGACACCAATATGTGAAAGAATCGTTTTTATCATCCATTTTAGAAAGAGAAAAAGTTTTTCCAACAGGCTTACCACTCGCAACAATGGGAGTGGCGATTCCCCATACAGATCCAGAGCATGTAATTAGGCCGATGATTTCTGTTGCAGTATTGGAAAATCCAGTTGATTTTATCATGATGGGAAGTGAAAACACTAAAGTCAATGTGGAAATTGTTCTTATGCTAGCAATTTCCGATCCAGCCAAGCAACTGAGTTTGCTGGAAAGATTAATGGGTGTATTTCAAAATGATGCAGCAATGTCACAGCTGAAATATGCCGCATCAGCAAAAGAGCTAGTAGAAGTATTAGACAAGGAGCTTAACCCAATTAGTGTCGAATGA
- the lpdA gene encoding dihydrolipoyl dehydrogenase, producing the protein MKTYDLVVIGGGPGGYVAALHAAKQGQKTALIEADNLGGTCLNRGCIPSKTYLKHAEIIEQIEKSKDWGIETGELTFSFSKMKKRKNDVINRLRSGIAFLLKQGAIDVYNGYGTVLPNGGVMVRQSDKEETVSAKKVIIATGSTPALPPISGLDNTHYETSDTIFDLEEIPKSVIIIGGGVIGVEFATIFSSLNVSVTVVEAADRIIATEDEEASEFLARMLKKKGIHIHTGTIVQSVQEKAGLKNVLCKDANEKEVLLEADVVIVCTGRRPNLSAVSELHLEQNGPFLKVNSQMETSQNGVYAVGDVIGGWQLAHAASAEGIVAANNASGKSDYINYHVMPRCIYTLPEIASVGMSAEEAQRKGMEVRVERFDFSGSGKALSAGQPDGFTKIIYEAKHGEIVGVVMAGSHVTELIANASAFMHLEGTIEEAANMIHPHPTLAETFFEAALNGVHKLSSQQAVRS; encoded by the coding sequence GTGAAAACCTATGATCTTGTAGTAATCGGTGGCGGACCTGGAGGGTATGTAGCAGCACTGCATGCAGCAAAACAAGGTCAAAAAACTGCGCTGATTGAGGCAGATAATCTTGGTGGAACATGTTTAAATCGAGGCTGTATTCCATCAAAAACGTATTTAAAGCATGCTGAAATAATTGAACAAATCGAAAAAAGCAAGGATTGGGGCATCGAAACTGGAGAATTAACGTTTTCCTTTAGCAAAATGAAAAAGCGCAAAAATGATGTAATCAATCGCCTGCGTAGTGGCATTGCCTTTTTGCTGAAGCAGGGTGCAATAGATGTGTACAATGGGTATGGAACAGTTCTGCCAAATGGCGGTGTGATGGTGAGGCAGTCGGATAAGGAGGAAACCGTTAGCGCAAAAAAGGTAATCATTGCAACAGGTTCAACACCAGCTCTTCCACCGATTTCAGGTTTAGACAATACCCACTATGAAACAAGTGATACCATTTTCGATCTGGAGGAAATCCCGAAATCTGTCATTATTATAGGCGGCGGAGTAATCGGAGTCGAATTTGCCACTATTTTTTCCTCTTTGAACGTATCGGTAACTGTTGTTGAGGCAGCAGATAGAATTATTGCAACAGAGGATGAAGAAGCGTCAGAATTTTTAGCTAGAATGTTAAAGAAAAAGGGCATTCACATTCACACAGGCACAATAGTGCAGAGTGTTCAGGAGAAAGCTGGATTAAAAAACGTACTTTGTAAGGACGCAAACGAAAAAGAGGTGCTTCTAGAAGCAGACGTAGTAATCGTATGTACTGGCAGGCGTCCAAATCTGTCTGCTGTTTCAGAGCTTCACTTGGAACAGAATGGCCCGTTTTTAAAGGTTAATAGTCAAATGGAAACAAGTCAAAACGGAGTCTATGCTGTTGGAGACGTAATAGGCGGCTGGCAGCTCGCACATGCAGCAAGCGCTGAAGGCATTGTTGCAGCAAATAACGCCTCAGGTAAATCTGACTATATCAATTATCATGTTATGCCACGTTGTATATATACTTTACCTGAAATTGCTTCTGTTGGCATGTCCGCAGAGGAGGCACAAAGGAAAGGAATGGAAGTACGTGTTGAGAGATTCGATTTTTCCGGAAGTGGAAAAGCACTAAGTGCGGGTCAGCCAGACGGATTTACGAAAATTATCTATGAAGCAAAGCATGGTGAAATCGTCGGTGTTGTTATGGCAGGATCACATGTAACAGAGTTGATCGCTAATGCTTCTGCATTTATGCATTTAGAAGGAACAATAGAAGAAGCGGCTAATATGATTCATCCACATCCAACACTAGCAGAAACCTTTTTTGAAGCAGCCTTAAATGGTGTGCATAAATTATCCTCCCAGCAAGCAGTACGGTCTTAA
- a CDS encoding thiamine pyrophosphate-dependent dehydrogenase E1 component subunit alpha: MTVKTLKLPEMITEQKLKDLYKEMWLIRYFDEKVDQFFAKGMIHGTTHLCVGQEASAAGSIAVIGRKDKIVSTHRGHGHCIAKEGDVNKMMAELFGRETGYCKGKGGSMHIADVEKGNLGANGIVGGGLPLAVGAALTSQMKKENYVVLCFFGDGASNEGSFHESVNLAAIWDLPVVFICENNQYGMSGPVKEMTRIEHIADRAGSYGIPGKVVDGLDMIDIMNSVHEAVEHARSGNGPSLIEMKTYRWKGHSKSDAKKYRTREEEKEWRAKDGIKRFKETLINANILTEETAKQLEESAYQEIEGAVRFAENSPEPSIDSLLEDIYA, translated from the coding sequence ATGACTGTTAAAACATTAAAGCTTCCTGAGATGATTACAGAACAGAAACTGAAAGATTTATATAAAGAGATGTGGTTAATTCGCTATTTCGATGAAAAGGTGGATCAGTTTTTTGCTAAAGGCATGATACATGGAACGACACATTTATGTGTTGGCCAAGAGGCATCTGCAGCGGGTTCCATTGCTGTGATTGGCAGAAAAGATAAGATTGTCAGCACACACAGGGGACACGGGCATTGTATTGCAAAAGAAGGCGATGTTAACAAAATGATGGCAGAGCTATTTGGAAGAGAAACAGGCTATTGTAAAGGAAAAGGCGGTTCGATGCATATTGCAGATGTCGAAAAGGGCAATCTGGGTGCAAACGGAATTGTTGGTGGAGGTCTTCCACTTGCAGTCGGAGCTGCGCTAACATCGCAAATGAAAAAAGAAAATTATGTGGTTCTTTGCTTCTTTGGTGATGGTGCCTCAAATGAAGGCAGCTTTCATGAATCAGTTAATCTTGCGGCGATTTGGGATCTTCCTGTAGTGTTCATTTGTGAAAATAATCAATACGGGATGTCAGGTCCAGTAAAAGAAATGACACGTATTGAACATATTGCAGACCGTGCCGGCAGCTACGGAATCCCTGGCAAGGTAGTTGATGGACTTGACATGATTGACATTATGAATTCAGTCCATGAGGCTGTGGAACATGCACGCAGCGGTAATGGACCATCCTTAATCGAAATGAAAACATATCGCTGGAAGGGTCACTCGAAAAGCGATGCCAAAAAATACCGGACTCGTGAAGAAGAAAAGGAATGGAGAGCAAAAGACGGAATCAAACGCTTTAAAGAAACGCTCATTAACGCGAATATTCTTACAGAAGAGACAGCTAAGCAGCTGGAGGAGTCGGCTTATCAAGAAATTGAAGGTGCTGTTAGGTTTGCTGAAAACAGTCCAGAACCATCCATTGACAGTTTACTTGAAGATATATACGCATAA
- a CDS encoding alpha-ketoacid dehydrogenase subunit beta — translation MTTRQITYLEAVREAMSMEMRENEDVFILGEDIGVYGGAFGVTRGMIEEFGPERVRNTPISEAAIAGAAIGSALTGMRPILELQFSDFITIAMDQMVNQAAKTRYMFGGKGKVPMVLRTPSGSGTGAAAQHSQSLEAWMAHIPGLKVVQPSTAYDVKGLLKAAIDDDNPVIFYEHKLLYKTTGDVPTESYKIELGKADIKREGTDVTIVATAIMVHKAIEAAAILEQEGISVELIDPRTLVPLDKETIIESVKKTGRLIVVHEAVQRGGFGGEIVSVIAESEAFDYLDAPIKRLGGKEVPIPYNPNLEKAAIPQVPDIVAAVKETVKNR, via the coding sequence ATGACTACAAGACAAATAACTTATTTAGAGGCTGTTAGGGAAGCGATGAGCATGGAAATGCGCGAAAATGAAGATGTATTCATTCTTGGTGAAGACATCGGGGTTTATGGTGGAGCCTTTGGTGTCACTCGCGGGATGATTGAAGAGTTTGGACCTGAACGGGTGCGCAATACACCTATTTCAGAAGCGGCAATTGCTGGTGCAGCAATCGGATCGGCATTAACAGGAATGCGCCCAATCTTAGAACTGCAGTTTTCTGATTTTATTACGATAGCGATGGATCAAATGGTGAATCAAGCTGCCAAAACACGATATATGTTCGGTGGAAAAGGAAAGGTGCCAATGGTCTTACGGACACCGTCCGGATCAGGAACAGGAGCTGCTGCTCAGCATTCTCAAAGTCTTGAAGCATGGATGGCACATATTCCAGGATTGAAGGTAGTTCAGCCTTCCACTGCTTATGATGTCAAAGGATTGTTGAAAGCAGCGATAGATGATGATAACCCAGTCATATTTTATGAACATAAGCTTCTGTATAAAACAACAGGCGATGTTCCGACAGAGTCATATAAAATCGAATTAGGTAAGGCTGACATCAAACGAGAAGGAACAGATGTAACTATTGTTGCAACCGCTATCATGGTTCATAAAGCCATTGAAGCAGCAGCAATACTCGAACAAGAAGGAATAAGTGTAGAGCTGATTGATCCGCGCACACTTGTGCCGCTTGATAAAGAAACCATCATAGAATCTGTGAAAAAAACCGGAAGATTAATTGTTGTCCATGAAGCAGTTCAGCGTGGTGGCTTCGGCGGGGAAATTGTCAGTGTTATTGCTGAAAGTGAAGCATTTGATTACTTAGATGCACCAATTAAACGACTAGGTGGAAAAGAGGTTCCTATTCCATATAACCCGAACTTAGAAAAAGCAGCCATTCCGCAAGTTCCAGACATTGTTGCAGCAGTGAAGGAAACGGTGAAAAACAGATAA
- a CDS encoding PTS galactitol transporter subunit IIC, with the protein MIKQAVDFVLDLGPSIMLPIIMTVFGLLLRQGFKKSLTAGITIGIGFIGVNLVIGLLSGAIGPAAQAMVEKLGLNLDILDVGWPIGAAISFGTPVAPLMIPLVLVLNVIMLSTNLTKTLNVDIWNFWHLIFAASVTYYAYDNMILAIAVGLIVSAITLKLADWTAPAVEHHFGLKGVSMAHSETVNFAPITYASNRIVDKIPGINKIEADPETLKKRFGIFGEPLVMGLVLGLLIGFLGGYDAKGILTLGIQMSAVLILMPRMVALLMEGLIPISEGARDLINKKFPGKNVYIGLDTAIVIGTASNMAVALIMVPITLLLAVILPYNGMLPFADFAVLPFTVVWAVAAARGNIIRGIINSIVTLMIVFFIATNLADLATTMGRAVGFDFPEGATQISGIDLGSHVIPWIIVRLLDPSNPYFIAAIVAALAYCLLWYWVRNDIKRQYAKEMGLDAKTLKPVEAVQENENAYKA; encoded by the coding sequence ATGATTAAGCAAGCTGTTGATTTTGTGTTAGATTTAGGTCCTTCCATCATGCTTCCCATCATCATGACGGTTTTTGGATTGCTGTTAAGGCAAGGCTTTAAAAAATCATTAACAGCAGGTATTACCATTGGAATTGGCTTCATTGGCGTAAATCTTGTTATTGGACTTTTATCAGGAGCGATCGGACCTGCAGCACAGGCAATGGTTGAAAAGCTCGGCTTGAATTTGGATATTTTGGATGTTGGCTGGCCAATCGGTGCGGCGATTTCCTTTGGAACACCAGTAGCACCATTAATGATTCCATTAGTTTTAGTTTTAAACGTAATCATGCTGTCTACTAATTTAACAAAAACGCTAAATGTAGATATTTGGAACTTTTGGCATCTAATCTTTGCTGCATCTGTTACTTATTATGCCTATGACAATATGATTCTAGCAATTGCCGTTGGATTGATTGTCTCAGCCATCACCCTCAAACTAGCAGACTGGACTGCACCAGCAGTTGAGCACCACTTTGGCCTCAAGGGCGTTTCCATGGCTCACTCGGAGACAGTAAACTTTGCACCAATCACTTATGCAAGTAATCGAATTGTAGATAAAATCCCTGGAATCAATAAAATCGAGGCAGATCCGGAAACATTAAAGAAACGATTTGGAATTTTTGGTGAACCGCTTGTAATGGGATTAGTGCTTGGCCTCCTGATTGGCTTCCTTGGCGGTTATGACGCTAAAGGAATTCTAACATTAGGTATTCAAATGTCAGCTGTATTAATTTTGATGCCAAGAATGGTAGCTCTGTTAATGGAAGGACTTATTCCAATATCAGAAGGAGCACGTGATTTAATTAATAAGAAGTTCCCTGGTAAAAATGTTTATATTGGTCTAGATACAGCCATTGTGATTGGAACAGCATCCAATATGGCAGTAGCACTGATTATGGTGCCGATAACGCTGTTATTAGCTGTCATTCTCCCATATAACGGCATGCTTCCATTTGCAGATTTCGCTGTCCTTCCATTTACCGTCGTATGGGCCGTTGCAGCAGCACGCGGCAATATTATTCGCGGCATTATTAACAGTATTGTCACATTGATGATCGTTTTCTTTATTGCAACGAATCTAGCAGATTTAGCAACGACGATGGGAAGAGCAGTAGGCTTTGATTTTCCAGAAGGAGCAACACAGATTTCGGGAATTGATTTAGGCTCACATGTTATTCCATGGATTATTGTCCGCTTACTTGATCCAAGTAATCCGTATTTTATTGCAGCGATTGTTGCCGCACTTGCATATTGTTTACTGTGGTATTGGGTCAGAAATGATATTAAGAGGCAATATGCGAAGGAAATGGGCTTAGATGCAAAGACATTAAAGCCAGTTGAAGCAGTACAAGAAAATGAAAACGCTTATAAAGCGTAA
- a CDS encoding SDR family NAD(P)-dependent oxidoreductase: MLDLSLNNKVVLVTGVDDLLGAAICKRLAEAGAIVWIHRFNTSDAVDLQREISAFGGLASVITSDLQTAAEVQAVVKKITKENGKIDVLINYAEESAKTSIDQLTPSAWKAAFQVNLDVPFLCCQAIIPVMLGLKGGTIINITSQAASTGDVGPDYAAGKSAFQSFTKGLATEFKGTIIKVKELVAPISLHNQNSSLQVKNKVMAAVANKLLLLCSPYLDEEIEELNKEGVNK, translated from the coding sequence ATGCTCGATTTATCATTAAATAATAAGGTTGTCCTTGTAACAGGTGTGGATGATTTGCTGGGTGCAGCTATTTGTAAAAGATTAGCTGAAGCTGGAGCGATCGTTTGGATACATCGTTTTAATACGAGCGATGCAGTCGATCTTCAAAGGGAGATTAGCGCATTCGGTGGGTTAGCTTCCGTTATAACAAGTGACCTGCAAACAGCAGCTGAGGTTCAAGCGGTTGTTAAGAAAATAACGAAGGAAAATGGAAAAATAGATGTACTTATTAATTACGCAGAAGAATCTGCCAAAACATCCATTGATCAGCTGACACCATCAGCTTGGAAAGCTGCGTTTCAAGTGAATTTAGATGTGCCCTTTCTTTGCTGTCAAGCAATCATCCCAGTCATGCTGGGACTAAAAGGAGGAACTATTATTAATATAACCTCACAAGCAGCTAGCACGGGTGATGTTGGACCAGATTATGCTGCAGGTAAAAGTGCATTCCAATCCTTTACGAAGGGGCTGGCAACAGAATTTAAAGGGACAATTATTAAAGTAAAGGAACTGGTTGCACCAATTTCTTTACACAATCAGAATAGCAGCCTCCAAGTGAAAAATAAAGTAATGGCAGCTGTTGCAAATAAGTTATTGCTTTTATGTTCTCCTTATTTAGATGAAGAAATAGAAGAATTGAATAAGGAGGGCGTGAATAAATGA
- a CDS encoding PTS sugar transporter subunit IIB, producing the protein MAKKILVSCGTAVATSTVVAKKIEEMLKNKGLNVVVEQCKASEVPSKAARADLIVTTTPVSDTGNTPVIQTISFLTGVGIDADIEKIISHIDK; encoded by the coding sequence ATGGCCAAAAAAATCTTAGTTTCCTGTGGAACTGCTGTAGCTACATCAACAGTTGTCGCTAAAAAAATTGAAGAAATGCTGAAAAATAAGGGATTAAATGTTGTCGTGGAACAATGTAAAGCATCTGAAGTTCCTTCAAAGGCAGCGAGAGCGGATTTAATTGTGACAACAACACCAGTCAGTGATACAGGTAATACACCAGTTATTCAAACGATTTCCTTTTTAACAGGTGTTGGAATTGATGCAGATATAGAAAAAATCATATCTCATATTGACAAATAA
- a CDS encoding sugar-binding transcriptional regulator, translating to MIKVEWQEKRQLVKVSSMYYHDGLTQAQIAQKLGVSRPVISKLLQRAKDEGIVKIYIKDESVHTVELERQLEQYFGLSDAVVVPNNGLSEEMAKREVGQAGASYISNNIKDVKSIGISWGETLAHLVQEYPYERREEVTVVPLEGGMGVKQVQIHANQLANELAKKLQSTCTYLYAPAIVETEELKERLMGMEDVQTVLEIGRNVDVALIGIGNPYANSTLMRLGYIQEHDLTQLREVGTIGDIGFRFFDENGAPINDSLNTKVIGITLAEFQKIKKVIAVVEGQHKVESILGALKGKFIDVLITDELTASAIIKKMTI from the coding sequence ATGATAAAAGTGGAGTGGCAAGAAAAACGACAATTAGTGAAGGTTTCCAGCATGTATTATCATGATGGATTAACACAAGCACAAATTGCGCAAAAATTAGGTGTATCAAGACCAGTTATATCCAAGCTGCTGCAAAGGGCAAAGGATGAAGGAATTGTTAAAATATATATTAAGGATGAAAGTGTTCACACAGTTGAATTAGAAAGACAGCTTGAGCAATATTTTGGGCTAAGTGATGCTGTCGTTGTCCCAAATAATGGACTGTCAGAGGAAATGGCCAAACGCGAGGTAGGTCAAGCTGGAGCAAGCTATATTTCCAACAATATTAAAGATGTTAAAAGCATTGGCATCTCCTGGGGAGAAACACTGGCACATCTTGTTCAGGAATATCCATATGAACGCAGAGAGGAAGTAACAGTTGTCCCATTAGAAGGGGGAATGGGAGTGAAGCAAGTACAAATTCATGCAAATCAGCTTGCTAATGAATTAGCAAAAAAACTGCAAAGTACTTGTACTTATTTGTATGCTCCTGCTATTGTGGAAACAGAAGAACTAAAAGAACGGCTTATGGGAATGGAGGATGTTCAAACAGTATTAGAAATCGGCCGCAATGTGGATGTTGCCCTTATTGGAATAGGAAATCCTTATGCAAATTCAACATTGATGAGATTAGGGTATATACAAGAACATGATTTAACACAGCTTCGAGAAGTTGGAACGATTGGCGATATAGGATTTAGGTTTTTTGATGAAAACGGCGCACCAATAAATGATTCTTTAAACACGAAAGTAATCGGGATTACGTTAGCTGAGTTTCAGAAAATTAAAAAAGTAATTGCCGTCGTGGAAGGACAGCATAAAGTAGAAAGTATATTAGGAGCATTAAAAGGAAAATTTATTGATGTATTAATTACCGACGAATTAACGGCAAGTGCTATTATAAAGAAAATGACTATATAA